In the Hordeum vulgare subsp. vulgare chromosome 7H, MorexV3_pseudomolecules_assembly, whole genome shotgun sequence genome, one interval contains:
- the LOC123407675 gene encoding fructose-1,6-bisphosphatase, chloroplastic encodes MTLSPHTLCPPLLPPLPPSSNRRPPPPRSRPCPRILLPALAGRRSRVHLARPPRAGAGAGDGMASQDAHYPTLLEHMGRAGAPADLAVLVAHIQAACKRIAALVASPGNADLSRAKPAAAAGGASAAGRDAPKPLDELSNEIILSSLQSSGKVAVVASEENDLPVWMCDDGPYVVVTDPLDGSRNIEVSIPTGTIFGIYDRLVELDHLPVEEKAQLNSLQSGSRLVAAGYVLYSSATIFCISFGEGTHGFTLDRSTGEFVLTYPFMQIPPRGQIYSVNDARYFDWPEGLKKYIDTIRQGKGQNPKKYSARYVCSLVADFHRTVIYGGVAMNPRDHLRLVYEANPLSFLAEQAGGRGSDGKTRILSIQPVKLHQRLPLFLGSMEDMLELESYGDVQQKVNPGYDV; translated from the exons ATGACGTTATCCCCTCACACACTCTGCCCACCCCTTCTCCCCCCGCTCCCGCCAAGTTCAaaccgccgcccgccgccgcctcgcTCCCGCCCCTGCCCCCGCATACTCCTCCCGGCGCTCGCGGGCCGCCGGAGCCGCGTACACCTCGCGCGGCCGCCGCGCGCGGGTGCGGGCGCAGGGGACGGCATGGCGTCGCAGGACGCGCACTACCCCACGCTGCTCGAGCACATGGGCCGGGCCGGCGCGCCCGCCGACCTCGCCGTCCTCGTCGCCCACATCCAGGCCGCCTGCAAGCGCATCGCCGCGCTCGTCGCGTCCCCCGGCAACGCCGACCTCTCGCGGGCCAAGCCGGCGGCCGCTGCCGGTGGGGCGTCCGCGGCCGGGCGCGACGCGCCCAAGCCGCTCGACGAATTGTCG AACGAGATCATCCTGTCGTCGCTCCAAAGCTCCGGAAAAGTTGCAGTGGTGGCGTCCGAAGAAAACGATCTCCCCGTTTGGATGTGCGATGACGGCCCCTATGTTGTTGTCACCGACCCGCTCGATGGTTCTCGCAACATCGAGGTGTCGATCCCCACTGGAACGATATTCGGGATATACGATAGGCTGGTGGAACTCGACCATCTCCCTGTGGAGGAGAAAGCTCAGCTCAATTCACTGCAGAGCGGTTCTCGCCTGGTCGCTGCTGGATACGTCCTATATTCATCTGCCACCATCTTCTGCATCAGTTTCGGTGAGGGAACTCATGGCTTCACGTTGGATAGATCGACAGGAGAATTTGTTCTGACGTATCCTTTCATGCAAATACCCCCTAGAG GACAGATATATTCAGTGAATGATGCGCGGTATTTCGACTGGCCAGAGGGCCTGAAGAAGTACATCGACACGATCAGACAAGGCAAGGGGCAGAATCCCAAGAAGTACTCGGCTCGGTACGTGTGCTCATTGGTCGCTGATTTTCACCGGACGGTCATATACGGTGGAGTCGCAATGAACCCGAGGGATCACCTTCGGTTGGTATACGAGGCAAATCCTCTCAGTTTCCTTGCCGAGCAGGCAGGGGGGCGAGGCTCGGATGGCAAAACCAGAATCCTCTCCATTCAGCCTGTGAAGCTGCACCAGAGGCTGCCATTGTTCCTTGGGAGCATGGAGGACATGCTTGAGCTAGAAAGCTATGGGGATGTCCAGCAGAAAGTCAATCCTGGATACGATGTTTAA
- the LOC123411719 gene encoding uncharacterized protein LOC123411719: protein MPDRRGAAVLDDLPDDIVVGKILILLPPKDIGRCRVVRKSWRSATSTPGFMVEHRRRQPSLPIIDGNGRPASFVTLRAAVAGRATNQQIWPFPSQYPKPMGSGLWLRASSDGFLIVWWMFRDRFYICNPTTRKHALLPLPGSSCVHGLYEHKSTGEYRVLWSIIHAKQEEATLYVLTVGAKESRSIQVVLPTLPSPSQKQMYQLIYHLRCELLRKPPPVHHCGSLHWIFGPNLTLGGSSTQGIIVFDTEAESFRWMRNPPTGTGDLMYKRLFDMEGTLAFVCTKSYNTAKDVWVMQDYEAETWAFKYRIDVSMRQASRPLESTSPKDTRKTKRPLDSTVTSFGRMTPLNEHELLVSFNYNYVLRSNTDDKLLGVLTIYKRRYCMKLTGHRLQESIMPIPSGEMQGEDEELPFSMQHV from the coding sequence ATGCCGGACAGGAGAGGCGCGGCCGTGCTCGACGACCTGCCCGACGACATCGTCGTCGGCAagatcctcatcctgctgcctccCAAGGACATCGGGCGCTGCCGCGTGGTGCGCAAGTCGTGGCGCAGCGCCACATCCACGCCGGGGTTCATGGTCGAGCACCGCCGCCGGCAGCCGTCGCTCCCCATCATCGACGGGAACGGACGGCCAGCCAGTTTCGTCACCCTCCGTGCCGCCGTCGCCGGCAGAGCCACCAACCAACAGATCTGGCCCTTCCCCTCCCAGTACCCTAAACCCATGGGCTCGGGGCTTTGGCTCCGCGCCTCCAGCGATGGCTTCCTCATCGTCTGGTGGATGTTTAGAGACCGATTCTACATCTGCAACCCGACCACCCGCAAGCACGCTCTCCTGCCATTACCTGGCTCCTCCTGCGTACACGGCCTCTACGAGCACAAATCAACCGGGGAATACAGGGTGCTCTGGTCCATAATTCATGCGAAACAAGAAGAAGCCACATTGTACGTCCTCACCGTGGGAGCCAAGGAGTCGAGGAGCATCCAAGTCGTCCTGCCAACACTGCCTTCGCCTTCCCAGAAACAAATGTATCAGCTAATCTACCACCTTCGCTGTGAGCTGCTCAGGAAGCCCCCACCAGTCCACCACTGCGGCAGTCTGCACTGGATCTTTGGGCCCAATCTTACTCTTGGCGGCAGCAGCACCCAAGGCATTATTGTGTTCGACACAGAAGCCGAGTCATTCCGCTGGATGAGAAACCCTCCCACCGGCACCGGCGACCTCATGTACAAGAGGTTGTTCGACATGGAGGGTACGCTTGCTTTTGTATGCACCAAGTCATATAACACCGCCAAGGATGTATGGGTGATGCAGGACTACGAGGCTGAAACCTGGGCCTTCAAGTACCGGATCGACGTGTCAATGAGACAGGCGTCACGGCCACTTGAATCAACTTCTCCCAAAGATACAAGGAAAACGAAGCGACCGCTTGATTCAACAGTGACATCTTTTGGTAGGATGACTCCGCTAAATGAGCATGAGCTGCTGGTCAGCTTTAATTATAATTATGTCTTGCGTTCCAACACTGACGACAAGTTGTTAGGAGTGTTGACAATTTATAAGAGACGGTATTGTATGAAGCTTACCGGGCATCGCCTCCAAGAGAGCATTATGCCGATTCCGTCTGGTGAGATGCAAGGAGAAGATGAGGAGCTTCCGTTCTCCATGCAGCATGTCTGA
- the LOC123407674 gene encoding receptor-like cytosolic serine/threonine-protein kinase RBK1 isoform X2 yields MATTEGGCGGGGAERAEDSLPASGEEVQGVNQEEGRRSYGEPADEDCGSIGSVTDAAVPSEDPSEGQSNDSSDSQCAGSDGGCKEVPEVYSKSGGNDENSECTDQSSPRAVLDISVSGSVDSDESSSVEQPAVPSRSVQPLQWRNLISGLILSRKKLMARAVTFPQRSKNTGLKRYLGRMRSGKNQMDCSAIAPEIFPEIEKWRPSWRSFDYDELCAATDRFSSDNLIGKGGHAEVYKGQLADGQFVAVKRLTKGGNKEDRISDFLSELGIIAHVNHPNAAQLLGFSVEGGLHLVLQFSPHGSLASLLHGAKGALRWKARFNIALGVAEGLFYLHEGCHRHIIHRDIKASNILLTEDYQPQISDFGLAKWLPDKCTHQVVFPIEGTFGYMAPEYFMHGIINEKTDVFAYGVLLLELVTGRKAVDSSRQSLVIWAKPLLESNNMKGLVDPSLDAGYDLEEMALTLAVASMCIHHSANLRPSMKSVVRFLKGDRESLELMGKPKPTKPPMFDSCDSEDYTRTSYLNDLDKHKQLALEQ; encoded by the exons ATGGCCACCACGGAAg gcggctgcggcggcggcggagcagaGAGGGCGGAGGATTCTCTCCCTGCTTCCGGCGAGGAAG TGCAAGGGGTGAACCAGGAAGAGGGCAGGAGAAGCTATGGCGAGCCGGCCGATGAGGACTGCGGCAGCATTGGGTCGGTCACCGATGCCGCTGTACCGAGCGAAGATCCGAGCGAGGGGCAGAGCAATGACAGCAGCGACAGCCAATGTGCCGGTTCTGATGGAGGGTGCAAAGAGGTGCCTGAAGTGTACTCCAAGAGTGGTGGCAACGACGAGAATAGCGAGTGCACCGACCAGAGCTCTCCCCGTGCCGTGCTCGACATTTCGGTGTCCGGCAGCGTGGACTCCGACGAGAGCTCCTCCGTAGAGCAGCCGGCGGTGCCCAGCCGCAGCGTGCAGCCGCTGCAGTGGAGGAACCTGATCAGCGGGCTGATACTCAGCAGGAAGAAGCTGATGGCCAGAGCGGTGACGTTCCCTCAGCGATCAAAGAACACGGGGCTCAAAAGGTACCTGGGGAGGATGCGGAGCGGCAAGAACCAGATGGACTGCAGCGCCATCGCCCCGGAGATCTTCCCCGAGATCGAGAAGTGGAGGCCATCATGGAGGAGCTTCGACTACGACGAGCTCTGCGCTGCCACTGACAGGTTCAGTTCAG ATAATTTGATCGGAAAGGGAGGGCACGCCGAGGTCTACAAAGGACAGCTTGCTGATGGACAGTTTGTGGCGGTGAAGAGGTTAACAAAAGGCGGCAACAAGGAGGACAGGATCAGCGATTTCCTATCCGAGCTTGGAATAATAGCGCACGTAAACCACCCAAATGCGGCACAGCTCTTGGGGTTCAGTGTGGAAGGGGGCTTGCACCTGGTTCTTCAATTCTCACCACATGGGAGCTTGGCTTCTCTTCTCCATG GTGCAAAGGGAGCCCTCAGGTGGAAGGCCCGGTTCAATATCGCGCTTGGAGTCGCTGAAGGGCTATTTTATCTACACGAAGGCTGCCATCGGCACATAATTCACCGAGACATCAAGGCTTCAAATATTCTTCTAACTGAAGATTATCAACCTCAG ATTTCAGATTTTGGCCTTGCGAAGTGGCTTCCCGACAAATGCACCCATCAGGTTGTGTTCCCTATAGAAGGGACATTTGG CTATATGGCTCCAGAGTACTTCATGCATGGGATCATAAATGAGAAGACCGACGTATTCGCATACGGAGTATTGCTTCTTGAACTAGTGACAGGGCGGAAAGCCGTGGACTCTTCTAGACAAAGCCTGGTGATATGG GCAAAACCGCTGCTCGAGTCGAACAACATGAAGGGGCTGGTGGACCCTTCTCTTGATGCTGGATATGACCTGGAAGAGATGGCACTCACCCTGGCAGTAGCGTCCATGTGCATCCACCATAGCGCAAACTTGCGGCCTAGCATGAAATCG GTGGTCCGTTTCTTGAAGGGAGATCGGGAATCGCTCGAACTGATGGGAAAACCTAAACCCACAAAGCCCCCAATGTTTGACTCCTGTGATTCAGAGGATTACACTCGCACGAGTTACCTCAATGATCTGGACAAGCACAAGCAGCTTGCGTTGGAGCAGTGA
- the LOC123409826 gene encoding aspartic proteinase nepenthesin-2-like, whose amino-acid sequence MALKSILALALLVVLVPFSHGLTASVSSSSSSPPLNGSVGAGFSLRLIANDQPSHYDLESLQRAKEQVKCRIKHQILPTSNEMRPLMCPLEDAVYAVLVGVGTEAGFQNYQLALDMGGGLSWMQCLPCRHCLLQMSPVFDPTKSPTFSNIPAHNTVWCRPPYQPLANGACGFDIAYRDNTHASGYLARDTFSFPAGNDDFVPLSAIVFGCAHQTEHFKNQRAVAGILGLGMGPAGKPPTAFTKQVLPAHGGRFSYCPFVPGTSMYSYLRFGSDIPSHPPPNVHRQSTPVLAPAHNSEAYFVKLAGVSVGANRLSGVTPAMFRRNAHGAGGCVVDIGTRMTAFIHSAYVHIDHAVRQHLQRRGAHIVVVRGNTCVQQPAPHHDVLPSMTLHFENGAWLRVMPEHVFMPFVVGGHHYQCFGFVSSTDLTVIGARQQVNHRFIFDLHDTIPIMSFNPEDCHLDGA is encoded by the coding sequence ATGGCGCTCAAATCAATTCTAGCACTAGCCCTCCTTGTAGTCCTCGTGCCATTCTCCCATGGCCTCACGGCCtccgtgtcgtcgtcgtcgtcgtcgccgccgctcaACGGCAGCGTCGGCGCTGGCTTCAGCCTCCGGCTCATCGCCAACGACCAGCCGTCACACTATGACCTGGAGAGCCTCCAGCGAGCCAAGGAGCAGGTGAAGTGCAGGATCAAGCACCAGATCCTGCCAACGAGCAATGAGATGCGTCCGCTCATGTGCCCGCTGGAGGATGCGGTGTACGCCGTGCTGGTGGGCGTCGGCACGGAGGCTGGGTTCCAGAATTACCAGCTCGCGCTGGACATGGGCGGCGGCTTGTCCTGGATGCAGTGCTTGCCGTGCCGGCACTGCCTGCTGCAGATGAGCCCGGTGTTCGATCCAACCAAGTCTCCGACCTTCAGCAACATCCCGGCACACAACACCGTCTGGTGTCGTCCGCCGTACCAGCCATTGGCAAACGGGGCGTGCGGGTTCGATATTGCCTACCGGGACAACACCCATGCTTCGGGCTACCTCGCCAGGGACACCTTCTCCTTCCCCGCCGGGAACGACGACTTCGTGCCGCTGTCGGCCATCGTCTTCGGCTGCGCCCACCAGACCGAGCACTTCAAGAACCAGCGCGCCGTCGCCGGCATCCTCGGCCTGGGGATGGGGCCGGCGGGCAAGCCTCCGACCGCCTTCACCAAGCAGGTCCTTCCAGCCCACGGCGGCCGCTTCTCCTACTGCCCGTTTGTTCCCGGGACGAGCATGTACAGCTACCTCCGGTTCGGCAGCGACATCCCCAGCCATCCGCCGCCGAACGTGCACCGCCAGAGCACGCCCGTCCTTGCGCCGGCACACAACAGCGAGGCCTACTTCGTCAAGCTCGCCGGGGTCAGCGTCGGTGCCAACCGACTGTCCGGGGTCACGCCGGCCATGTTCCGGCGCAACGCGCACGGGGCGGGCGGGTGCGTGGTCGACATCGGCACGAGAATGACGGCGTTCATTCACTCAGCGTACGTCCACATCGATCACGCGGTGCGGCAACACCTGCAGCGCCGCGGAGCACACATCGTGGTCGTGCGAGGCAACACGTGCGTGCAGcagccggcgccgcaccatgacgtCCTCCCGAGCATGACGCTCCATTTCGAGAACGGCGCGTGGCTCCGGGTCATGCCGGAGCATGTGTTCATGCCGTTCGTCGTCGGTGGCCACCACTACCAGTGCTTTGGCTTCGTATCGTCCACGGACCTGACGGTCATCGGCGCCCGGCAGCAAGTCAACCATCGCTTCATCTTCGACCTCCATGATACCATACCCATCATGAGCTTTAATCCCGAGGACTGTCACCTAGATGGCGCATGA
- the LOC123407674 gene encoding receptor-like cytosolic serine/threonine-protein kinase RBK1 isoform X1, which produces MKLREYFLLEPAGGCGGGGAERAEDSLPASGEEVQGVNQEEGRRSYGEPADEDCGSIGSVTDAAVPSEDPSEGQSNDSSDSQCAGSDGGCKEVPEVYSKSGGNDENSECTDQSSPRAVLDISVSGSVDSDESSSVEQPAVPSRSVQPLQWRNLISGLILSRKKLMARAVTFPQRSKNTGLKRYLGRMRSGKNQMDCSAIAPEIFPEIEKWRPSWRSFDYDELCAATDRFSSDNLIGKGGHAEVYKGQLADGQFVAVKRLTKGGNKEDRISDFLSELGIIAHVNHPNAAQLLGFSVEGGLHLVLQFSPHGSLASLLHGAKGALRWKARFNIALGVAEGLFYLHEGCHRHIIHRDIKASNILLTEDYQPQISDFGLAKWLPDKCTHQVVFPIEGTFGYMAPEYFMHGIINEKTDVFAYGVLLLELVTGRKAVDSSRQSLVIWAKPLLESNNMKGLVDPSLDAGYDLEEMALTLAVASMCIHHSANLRPSMKSVVRFLKGDRESLELMGKPKPTKPPMFDSCDSEDYTRTSYLNDLDKHKQLALEQ; this is translated from the exons ATGAAACTAAGGGAGTATTTCCTGCTCGAACCTGCaggcggctgcggcggcggcggagcagaGAGGGCGGAGGATTCTCTCCCTGCTTCCGGCGAGGAAG TGCAAGGGGTGAACCAGGAAGAGGGCAGGAGAAGCTATGGCGAGCCGGCCGATGAGGACTGCGGCAGCATTGGGTCGGTCACCGATGCCGCTGTACCGAGCGAAGATCCGAGCGAGGGGCAGAGCAATGACAGCAGCGACAGCCAATGTGCCGGTTCTGATGGAGGGTGCAAAGAGGTGCCTGAAGTGTACTCCAAGAGTGGTGGCAACGACGAGAATAGCGAGTGCACCGACCAGAGCTCTCCCCGTGCCGTGCTCGACATTTCGGTGTCCGGCAGCGTGGACTCCGACGAGAGCTCCTCCGTAGAGCAGCCGGCGGTGCCCAGCCGCAGCGTGCAGCCGCTGCAGTGGAGGAACCTGATCAGCGGGCTGATACTCAGCAGGAAGAAGCTGATGGCCAGAGCGGTGACGTTCCCTCAGCGATCAAAGAACACGGGGCTCAAAAGGTACCTGGGGAGGATGCGGAGCGGCAAGAACCAGATGGACTGCAGCGCCATCGCCCCGGAGATCTTCCCCGAGATCGAGAAGTGGAGGCCATCATGGAGGAGCTTCGACTACGACGAGCTCTGCGCTGCCACTGACAGGTTCAGTTCAG ATAATTTGATCGGAAAGGGAGGGCACGCCGAGGTCTACAAAGGACAGCTTGCTGATGGACAGTTTGTGGCGGTGAAGAGGTTAACAAAAGGCGGCAACAAGGAGGACAGGATCAGCGATTTCCTATCCGAGCTTGGAATAATAGCGCACGTAAACCACCCAAATGCGGCACAGCTCTTGGGGTTCAGTGTGGAAGGGGGCTTGCACCTGGTTCTTCAATTCTCACCACATGGGAGCTTGGCTTCTCTTCTCCATG GTGCAAAGGGAGCCCTCAGGTGGAAGGCCCGGTTCAATATCGCGCTTGGAGTCGCTGAAGGGCTATTTTATCTACACGAAGGCTGCCATCGGCACATAATTCACCGAGACATCAAGGCTTCAAATATTCTTCTAACTGAAGATTATCAACCTCAG ATTTCAGATTTTGGCCTTGCGAAGTGGCTTCCCGACAAATGCACCCATCAGGTTGTGTTCCCTATAGAAGGGACATTTGG CTATATGGCTCCAGAGTACTTCATGCATGGGATCATAAATGAGAAGACCGACGTATTCGCATACGGAGTATTGCTTCTTGAACTAGTGACAGGGCGGAAAGCCGTGGACTCTTCTAGACAAAGCCTGGTGATATGG GCAAAACCGCTGCTCGAGTCGAACAACATGAAGGGGCTGGTGGACCCTTCTCTTGATGCTGGATATGACCTGGAAGAGATGGCACTCACCCTGGCAGTAGCGTCCATGTGCATCCACCATAGCGCAAACTTGCGGCCTAGCATGAAATCG GTGGTCCGTTTCTTGAAGGGAGATCGGGAATCGCTCGAACTGATGGGAAAACCTAAACCCACAAAGCCCCCAATGTTTGACTCCTGTGATTCAGAGGATTACACTCGCACGAGTTACCTCAATGATCTGGACAAGCACAAGCAGCTTGCGTTGGAGCAGTGA